Sequence from the Cydia fagiglandana chromosome 8, ilCydFagi1.1, whole genome shotgun sequence genome:
ATTCTACAAAACAATCTGTTATTATCGGATAGGTAAATGACTACACAAGGGAATTCAAACCACTTTGAATAATTACGGTTTTAAAAATGTTGTAGGTATTATACCTACTCgagcaatatttattaaatcaagAAGCTTGCCTTTAAAGCGGTTGTTTAAATAGGTACGTAGAGTGCACGTTCTTATGTAGTACATAATAGGGGAAATTTGCCTAATTCGCACCCCTTAAAAATGCTAATTATGTTGCAGATCCAACCTTACAGCATTAGGATATCAAACCACGTTAAAATATACCCCTATAATATGGAAGAAAGGGCAAGAACTGAACTCACACACGAGTTCATTAAAAACATTAGAATTTATTCGATAATTCTGAAAATAGGTGGGTGGAACAGATTTGATGTTAAAGACGGCCAGATTGTCAGCATTTCAAGATTCTCACAGTTCCGTTCATTATTAGCAATGATAACTGTTTCTCTCGCTGCATACATACTCATTCTCCAAACATCTATTATAAACAATTATTTAATCTTGCCAGAATTTATAACAGTCATTGAACTCGTGGTATTGAATAATGTAGTACTGCTGAATATTCATATTTTCAACAGACATTCTGGAGCAAAATTATACAAAGAAGGCATAGAGATAGATTTATTCTTAGGAGTGACCCAAACAAAAGTTATGAGAGGTATTATAATGAAAGACATGCTAATTTGGTCTAGCAGTATAGCAACATTTGCGGTAGTGACATCCGCAGTCCTGATCATAGCATTTTATAATAAAGTACCGGTATACATTTTCTTAGTCGGCATAGTTTGCCTCCAACTACTGTTCACTTTGTGTTACGATCAGGTGTTTCACGTGTGTTCATATAAATTTCTATGCCTGAGGGTCCACTACTTGAACATAGGATTAGTGAAAATAGCTAACTTATATACAGAGTATTTAACAGAGCAACTGATATCGTATCCATTACATTGGAAGAAAGAATATGATAATAATGTGGATTTATCGAGGAAAAATACGAAATATTTTACTGAAAGCCTCAGGATGGTCGATGCTCAGGTGCGCCGCGTTCAACACAGCTACAGGTTTATGGTAAgtcccatttttagggttccgtacctcaaaaggaaaaaacggaacccttatatgatcactcgtgcgtctgtctgtccgtctgtcacagttttggggggtaaatgataaaattaaaatacaaagttttgcaaactatatcgtgttacatatcaaacgaaagagctcattgtgagaatctcaaatatattttataaatttacgataaaaagttcagaagttattcaagaaaatagccaaaaacttaccattcccccccccctctatctccgaaactactgggtctaaaagtttgaataaaatacacagaatagtcctttacctaaagatgacaggaaaacctataagaaatctagagtcaagcgtgagtcggatttaagaacaaaaatgcggttagaTTTTTTAGgtacacagccgcaatggtttaagtgaaacgtgatgtagacagctattgcgaaggtcTTAGGCTGATAGTcacataaggccgaaggcccaaaGCATCCCGAATAGGCGTGCccttagcttcaagcgtgagtcggactaaaaacaaaaaatgcgattaggctgtatctggcacacagccgcgaCGGTACATGTAGTAGTAAAGGATTAGGTTACTACTGTTACGAGTACATGTTTTAAAAATCACTGTACGGGGTGGCCacaaaataagtgcattcccgttgccaacgtgcaaccccgaaatagcgaaaaaaaaatttggttattccatacattttggctggtccgttttctatgtgAGGGTaagttttttttcgcgatttcggggtttgccccatagtaaaagttgctcagtatgattccaaaacctccttggctacgggaatgtatttattttttggccatcctgtaggtattatctctcttcggcctaccctttttttaaaacacttgcggaagttgtaggaagcgctacctgtcggacgctccgagttttcagctctacctACGCGAAACTCGGTCTTCAGTCTGCGCAATTGGACACTTGTGCTAgtgttgcagagatataagccaccatgGCAGAAAagcccattcgggtttttcaagacgtttcactcccGTCGCGATACACgtataaaaaaattgtgtgatgtgcggaacccttgaaacgcgagtccgactcgcacttttttTAACTAAACGCATGTACCttctacctactttatttgCAGATCTTTGCATGTATGACATCCTTGGTAATTGGAACATTTTTGGCTGTTCAAAcggttattatatttattaaggaTAAGGTAAGAATTGAAACTCACCATTAATTAAGTGTAATCGTATTTTCAAACTAATAGCCATGAAAAAAGTTTTAACGAGTAGGTCTACTAAACGAATAACATTAGCGTAAAATAGATATTTCACTGTgagaagaaatatatttttgaattttcgGTTTTCGTCTTTAAACGTGTAGTGGTCGTATGGCAGTCCGAGCGAGTCGCATAGaaagtaacgctacgtcttacgtaggcgaacaacgcgcgaacgcggcgcggcgcggcgcggcgaaatcaatcctttgatgcccatagaagtgtcctacgtaagcgatctcgttgcgaacgcggtgcggcgcgatttgcacgcgaatgtcaggcggcgcggcgcggcgcggcgcggcggcggccgctttcgccgcgccgcgccgcgccgcgttcgcgcgttgttcgcctacgtaagacgtagcgtaagttacgcacacgctagcgaatggGTTAGTGTCacactcgtggtaaggctataCTGATCAAACAGAATACAGCCTTTAGTAAAAgcgattttattttaaatgtattatttattagcaCAATTTGTTtagtttagatattttttatttagcaaTTTCACCTGTTTTGGCAAAATGTTTTCTGCCGTTTACgcttttgaatttttatatttttatatgtgtattTCAGGATATCCCCGTGATACGAACGTTTTCCTTGGTAGGCTGGTTCTTTGCCAGCTGGACCATATTCATCGGAATAACTCAGCAAACGGATAAATTGAACATGCAAATTCAGCGTACTAAGCTTATATGCACTTATATTCAACTAAAACCTAATAATTCTGGTACGTATGTTAACGTAAAGTTAACACGTCGTGATTTAATTCTCTTTGCGTAAACCCCTGTATTGGACGTGGCATCAATAAAAGGATTTAACATCAGTAACATAATCATATTCATAGACAAATCTTCTTCTtttccctgcccttatcccacgttatgttggggtcggcacaacatgtttttctcttccattctcctctgtctttcggcACTTCAGCACtaactcctttctttctcatatcctctctCACATAATCCATCCATCGTTCTTTAGGTCTACCAtccgctctccgtccatcaacattcatccctaacattatTTTGCCTAttatggcattcatccctcctcattacGTGCCCATACCACCATACGTACCATATTCAGAgagaaatataagtaaagaaagagtggtaaccCCATACATCAGTATTCCTACCAAAACGCGAGTTTTTTCGTAAtcgacatctaacgtcaagtagtggaatttatcagtaggtaggtaggtacagctaGTTGACAATACATGTGCGAACGATCAATGAATTGGCCCACATCGTAGTGGGCACTACGTACGTAAGGCCCGTCTTTACTGtgatgtatgtacttatgtaggtaggtataaaaatgAGTATATGTACCCACCCACACTATCTATAATAAAACAGTCTTGTAGCGACACTTGTTAGGCGCGTGTCCGTCCCGGCCACAGCGCCAGCAAGCGGGCCGCCGCGGGCGCCTGGCCCACGCGGTGCAGGCCGGCCGCGCCCTGCCCGAGTCCTGCCGCCGgcgccccgccgccgccgccgccggtcgccgcTGTCTCGGCGTGCCGCTCGGCCGCTTCCAATGCGAGCGCCAACTCCACCGCCTTTTTGTAATCCAATGTGGGTTCCGCGAACAAGCGCGACCTCATCTCTTCACTTCTGAGGCCCGAAACGAATTGGTCGCGTATATTTTCCTCCAGCTTTGTACCAAAGTTGCAATATGTCGCAAGATGTTTTAAATTTTGCAGGAAAACTCCAATCGCTTCGCCTTCCGCTTGCCGCCGCTGTCGAAAAATATGCCTCTCGGCTATTTCTGACCTTTTAGGATCCAAATGGTTTTTTACAAGCTCCACTAGGCTTTTGAAGTCCTTTGTTTCTGGATGGTCAGGTGCACACAGATCACACATCAATTCGTAGGTCGCAGAGCCGACGTGCGTTACTAACGTGGCCACGCGGAACTCTTCTTTTATTTCATTCAGTAAAATATACTGTTCCACGAGCCGTACGTACGCGTCccaatcaaagaatataatactcatgGTCCCAATTCCCTCGACCATGTAGATCAAATTCGTGTACCTTTCCGTAAGGCATGATCCCTAATTTCGACCAAAATTCACCGATTCGTCGCCAGTTAGAATGTATTAAATGAAACACAATGGCGTTCATGCAAGACTGTTTTATTATAAATAGTGTGGGTGGGTACATATACTcatttttatacctacctacataagtacatatgtacatCACACGGGACGAACACGCGCCTAACAAGTGTCGCTACAAGACTGTTTTATTATAGATAGTGTGGGTGGGTACATATACTcatttttatacctacctacataagtacatacatcaCAAATCATCACATTTACGACATAATATCTATATAAGTCGATGCATAACATATTATCATTTTCTTTCAGATGAACTATTCTCCCTCTCTCGAAGCATCCTGGACACACTGGCCGTCAGCGACTACAGGATCTCCATCTACAACCTGTTTTACTTCAACCAGCGGCTTTTATTCTCGATCGCTACTTCAGTGTTCGTCTACATAACTATGCAATTGCAGCTTGCTTTTCCTAAACGCAATCCTAGTAAAAGAGACACTAGTTAGGACTAtactaacggcccgattcgaactttaagatacgccagttaatagatctagaaacgatatggattagatatgtcagtgtcaaatgtgacgtttcttcaaacaaaaacgtcacttttgacactgatacatctattccatatcgtttccagatctattaattgacgtacttatcttaaagttcgaatctggcagtaagtaagtatataaaaagAGACATACCTATAGAGGACAGAAGCACATTAATTAAGAGGCAACGGG
This genomic interval carries:
- the LOC134666736 gene encoding uncharacterized protein LOC134666736; translation: MKDMLIWSSSIATFAVVTSAVLIIAFYNKVPVYIFLVGIVCLQLLFTLCYDQVFHVCSYKFLCLRVHYLNIGLVKIANLYTEYLTEQLISYPLHWKKEYDNNVDLSRKNTKYFTESLRMVDAQVRRVQHSYRFMVSPIFRDIPVIRTFSLVGWFFASWTIFIGITQQTDKLNMQIQRTKLICTYIQLKPNNSDELFSLSRSILDTLAVSDYRISIYNLFYFNQRLLFSIATSVFVYITMQLQLAFPKRNPSKRDTS